From one Luteolibacter sp. SL250 genomic stretch:
- a CDS encoding ADP-ribosylglycohydrolase family protein has translation MSNSAMVTGAFLGDAISLGPHWVYDQEEISRRIVDAERYQDPISSYHPGKKAGDFTHYGDQVLVLLRYVAEVGKFDLTGYAAAWRAYWESPATISYRDGSTKGTLANLEAGVPPERAGAHSHDLSGAGRFAPLLLLPWNDDAELRAAVRSLTAFTHNHPDVISAAEFFATVALAVKRGEPIPAALRRVGRELDGNLKDWLAAAEEHLHSVDGNAAVLATHGLSCDIDGGFAGVCHLLLRYPDDPAIALVENAMAGGDSAARALILGTIYGAAELTGQVPAHWLADLNARAEIERLSSYF, from the coding sequence ATGTCAAACAGCGCGATGGTGACGGGGGCCTTTCTCGGGGATGCGATCAGCCTCGGACCCCACTGGGTCTATGACCAGGAAGAGATCTCCCGCAGGATCGTGGACGCGGAACGCTATCAGGATCCCATTTCGTCCTATCATCCCGGGAAGAAGGCGGGGGACTTCACCCACTACGGGGACCAGGTGCTGGTACTGCTGCGGTATGTCGCGGAGGTCGGAAAATTCGACCTCACCGGCTACGCCGCGGCGTGGCGGGCCTATTGGGAAAGCCCGGCCACCATCAGCTACAGGGACGGCTCCACAAAGGGCACGCTCGCCAATCTGGAGGCCGGAGTGCCGCCGGAGCGGGCCGGGGCGCATTCGCACGATCTTTCCGGCGCGGGCAGGTTCGCGCCGCTGCTTCTCCTCCCGTGGAACGATGATGCGGAGCTGCGTGCCGCTGTCAGGAGCCTGACCGCCTTCACCCACAACCATCCGGATGTCATCTCCGCGGCGGAGTTTTTCGCCACGGTGGCGCTGGCGGTGAAACGGGGCGAGCCGATCCCCGCGGCCCTCCGCAGGGTGGGGCGGGAGCTGGACGGGAATCTGAAGGACTGGCTGGCCGCGGCGGAGGAACACCTCCACTCCGTCGATGGAAATGCCGCCGTGCTGGCGACCCACGGCCTGAGCTGCGACATCGACGGCGGTTTCGCCGGTGTCTGCCACCTGCTTTTGAGATATCCGGATGACCCTGCCATCGCCCTAGTGGAGAACGCCATGGCGGGCGGGGACAGTGCGGCGCGTGCGCTCATCCTGGGCACCATCTACGGAGCAGCGGAACTGACCGGCCAGGTGCCGGCGCATTGGCTCGCGGACCTCAACGCCCGCGCGGAGATCGAGCGGCTCTCCAGCTACTTCTGA
- a CDS encoding NUDIX hydrolase, with the protein MSNLLEFARELAAIGQAGITYSKDPYDRERFVRLREMAGELLALPDYSPDFKWPDEIGYDTPKVDVRAVVFRGSEILLIKEAATGLWTLPGGWADVNISPAENAEKECREESGYIVKATRIVSVIDKERAGYAPNANAIYKIFFLCDLIGGEPTTSHESLGVGFFDIDALPPLDPHRGREVDIRDAYARHLDPTLQPVFN; encoded by the coding sequence GTGAGTAATCTGTTGGAATTCGCACGGGAGTTGGCGGCCATCGGCCAGGCGGGGATCACCTACTCGAAGGATCCGTATGACCGGGAGCGGTTCGTGCGGCTGCGGGAGATGGCGGGGGAGTTGCTGGCGCTGCCGGACTACTCGCCGGATTTCAAATGGCCGGACGAGATCGGTTACGACACGCCGAAGGTGGATGTGCGGGCGGTGGTGTTCCGCGGCAGTGAGATCCTGCTCATCAAGGAGGCGGCCACCGGTCTATGGACGCTGCCGGGCGGCTGGGCGGATGTGAACATCTCCCCGGCGGAGAATGCGGAAAAGGAATGCCGGGAGGAAAGCGGCTACATCGTGAAGGCGACCCGCATCGTTTCCGTCATCGACAAGGAACGCGCGGGCTACGCGCCGAATGCGAATGCCATCTACAAGATCTTCTTCCTCTGCGACCTCATCGGCGGTGAGCCGACGACCAGCCATGAAAGCCTCGGCGTCGGGTTCTTCGACATCGACGCGCTGCCGCCGCTCGATCCGCACCGTGGCCGTGAGGTCGATATCCGCGACGCCTACGCCCGCCACCTGGACCCCACGCTGCAGCCCGTCTTCAACTGA
- a CDS encoding DUF4279 domain-containing protein, whose protein sequence is MTPGYIYLRIHGDFDVDRFTASVPLRPDEAANKDSFNPERRLPRCSYVSYGTAESTGTYVDVYKLSEDLVDLLSPHAGHLAAAMKEHQAEATLQMVLYVPTDEETPMAALGFSTRVIQFLNSINASIDVDSYLE, encoded by the coding sequence ATGACCCCCGGCTACATCTACCTTCGCATCCACGGGGACTTCGACGTGGACCGGTTCACCGCTTCCGTGCCCCTCCGGCCCGACGAGGCCGCCAACAAGGATTCCTTCAATCCCGAGCGACGCCTCCCACGGTGCTCATACGTGAGTTATGGCACAGCGGAAAGCACCGGCACCTATGTGGACGTCTACAAGCTGTCCGAAGACCTCGTTGACCTGCTCTCCCCCCATGCCGGGCACCTGGCTGCCGCGATGAAGGAACACCAGGCGGAAGCCACCCTCCAGATGGTGCTGTATGTCCCGACCGATGAAGAGACTCCAATGGCCGCGCTCGGTTTCTCAACGCGCGTGATCCAGTTCCTGAACTCGATCAACGCGTCGATCGACGTCGACTCCTACCTTGAATGA
- a CDS encoding SDR family oxidoreductase, with protein sequence MFDLTGRTALVTGASRGLGERFAITLAKAGADLVVTSRSIESLHKITAEVEALGRKCTPVVLDVGSFESIQEAVANVKAKVEKIDILVNNAGCNVRKPATEITWDDWNLVLDTNLRGTFFVAQQVAKEFMIPAGYGRIINIGSVTCVAGYAGLGPYCASRGGSKQLTMSLADDWGIHGITVNCLAPGWFKTAQNAVMYENEEWVEYLSDRIPLKRPGATGDLDGPVVFLSSEESRYITGQLLLVDGGISVGATRALPKKK encoded by the coding sequence ATGTTCGATCTCACAGGACGCACCGCACTTGTCACCGGAGCCAGCCGCGGGCTGGGTGAGCGCTTTGCCATCACGCTGGCGAAAGCCGGAGCCGATCTCGTCGTCACCAGCCGCAGCATCGAGTCGCTGCACAAGATCACCGCGGAGGTGGAGGCGCTGGGCCGCAAGTGCACGCCGGTCGTGCTTGATGTCGGTTCATTCGAGAGCATCCAGGAAGCCGTCGCGAACGTGAAGGCGAAGGTGGAGAAGATCGACATTCTGGTGAACAACGCCGGCTGCAACGTGCGCAAGCCCGCCACCGAGATCACCTGGGACGACTGGAACCTCGTGCTGGACACCAACCTGCGAGGCACGTTCTTCGTCGCCCAGCAGGTGGCGAAGGAATTCATGATCCCGGCGGGCTACGGCCGCATCATCAACATCGGCTCCGTCACCTGTGTGGCGGGCTACGCGGGCCTCGGTCCGTATTGTGCCAGCCGCGGCGGCAGCAAACAGCTCACCATGAGCCTGGCGGATGACTGGGGCATCCACGGCATCACCGTGAACTGCCTGGCTCCGGGATGGTTCAAGACGGCGCAGAACGCCGTGATGTATGAGAATGAGGAATGGGTGGAGTACCTCAGCGACCGCATCCCGCTCAAGCGTCCCGGCGCCACCGGCGACCTCGACGGCCCGGTCGTGTTCCTTTCCTCCGAGGAGAGCCGCTACATCACCGGCCAACTCCTGCTGGTGGATGGCGGCATTTCCGTCGGCGCCACCCGCGCGCTGCCGAAGAAGAAGTGA
- a CDS encoding ABC transporter ATP-binding protein, with protein MKDEPQEDVFSSRLDLRLWGRLFRHALPHRRLLVPLAVSAILIAICDASFALVTRWAVDSVVAGGGIVSLRLPAVAYGVLAVALAGGVWLFINSAGGLSNNMSHDIRKEAFQRLQELELAYFDHRPTGWLISRLTSDCDKLARIISWGTLDLLWAFCLVLLIAVVLLVLHPVLGLLVLSVVPPLVVISAVFQKKLLLSSRETRKYNSLVTASFAESLQGLRTSKSLVRERENAAEFQVQSTAMYEVSIRNALQSAVYIPIVLTLGSVAAGIALWRGGSHVMAGTLTLGTLVAFITYAGQFFNPINQIAQTLVNMQGAQAAGERVLSLLATVPGIRDSDDVKARLEKWSDPQSRPPGMAPDGHPAGIGRIAFEKVAFSYETGEQVLDGFDLVVEAGQTIALVGASGGGKSTIVNLAARFYEPTGGHITVDGIDLRERSLAWYHSNLGIVLQSPHLFSGTVRENIRYGRPSASDREVEEAAGKVNADAFIRALEHGYDTDVGEGGNRLSTGQKQLISFARALLADPQIFIMDEATSSIDTETERLIQQGLEAIFHGRISFVIAHRLSTIRGADRILVIEKGRIMESGSHRELMAAKGHYHGLYTRQLLQEKRESVVGPVASVI; from the coding sequence ATGAAAGACGAACCCCAGGAAGATGTGTTCAGCTCCAGGCTCGACCTGCGGCTGTGGGGCCGGCTGTTCCGCCACGCGCTGCCGCACCGCAGGCTGCTGGTGCCGCTGGCGGTCTCCGCCATCCTCATCGCCATCTGCGACGCGAGCTTCGCGCTCGTCACCCGCTGGGCGGTGGACTCCGTGGTGGCGGGTGGTGGCATCGTGTCCCTGCGGCTGCCCGCGGTGGCGTATGGTGTGCTGGCGGTGGCGCTGGCCGGAGGAGTGTGGCTTTTCATCAACTCCGCCGGCGGCCTGTCGAACAACATGAGCCATGACATCCGCAAGGAGGCGTTCCAGCGGCTGCAGGAACTGGAGTTGGCGTACTTCGACCACCGGCCGACGGGTTGGCTCATCTCCCGCCTGACGTCCGACTGTGACAAGCTCGCGCGGATCATTTCCTGGGGCACGCTGGATCTGCTGTGGGCGTTCTGCCTGGTGCTGCTCATCGCCGTGGTGCTGCTGGTCCTGCATCCGGTGCTGGGCCTGCTGGTGCTGTCCGTGGTGCCGCCGCTGGTGGTCATCAGCGCCGTGTTCCAGAAGAAGCTGCTGCTGAGCTCCCGCGAGACGCGGAAATACAACTCCCTCGTCACCGCCTCCTTCGCGGAGTCCCTGCAAGGCCTGCGGACCAGCAAGTCGCTGGTGCGGGAGCGGGAGAACGCCGCCGAGTTCCAGGTCCAGTCCACGGCCATGTATGAGGTGTCCATCCGCAATGCGCTGCAGTCCGCGGTGTATATCCCCATCGTGCTCACGCTGGGCAGCGTGGCGGCGGGCATCGCCCTGTGGCGCGGTGGCTCCCATGTCATGGCGGGAACGCTGACGCTGGGCACGCTGGTGGCTTTCATCACGTATGCCGGACAGTTCTTCAACCCCATCAACCAGATCGCGCAGACGCTGGTGAACATGCAGGGCGCGCAGGCGGCGGGGGAGCGCGTGCTCAGCCTGCTGGCCACGGTGCCCGGCATCCGCGACAGCGATGATGTGAAGGCACGGCTGGAGAAATGGAGCGATCCGCAGAGCCGTCCGCCCGGCATGGCACCGGACGGTCATCCCGCCGGCATCGGCAGGATCGCTTTCGAGAAAGTTGCGTTTTCCTATGAGACCGGGGAGCAGGTGCTGGATGGCTTTGACCTGGTGGTGGAAGCCGGGCAGACCATCGCCCTGGTGGGCGCGAGCGGTGGTGGAAAGAGCACCATCGTCAACCTCGCCGCACGCTTCTATGAGCCGACGGGCGGACACATCACCGTGGACGGCATCGACCTGCGGGAGCGGTCGCTCGCGTGGTATCACTCGAACCTCGGCATCGTCCTCCAGAGTCCGCACCTGTTCAGCGGGACGGTGCGGGAGAACATCCGCTACGGAAGGCCGTCCGCGTCCGACCGGGAGGTGGAGGAGGCGGCCGGAAAGGTGAATGCGGACGCCTTCATCCGCGCGCTGGAGCACGGCTATGACACGGACGTGGGGGAGGGCGGCAACCGCCTTTCCACCGGGCAGAAGCAGCTCATCTCCTTCGCCCGCGCGCTGCTGGCGGATCCGCAGATCTTCATCATGGATGAGGCGACGTCCTCGATCGATACCGAAACGGAGCGGCTGATCCAGCAGGGATTGGAGGCCATCTTCCACGGACGCATCAGCTTCGTCATCGCCCACCGTCTGTCCACCATCCGTGGGGCGGACCGTATCCTGGTGATCGAGAAAGGACGCATCATGGAAAGCGGCAGCCACCGGGAACTGATGGCGGCGAAGGGCCACTACCACGGGCTCTACACCCGGCAGCTCCTCCAGGAAAAACGGGAAAGTGTCGTGGGCCCGGTGGCTTCCGTGATATGA
- a CDS encoding ABC transporter ATP-binding protein, whose protein sequence is MPLLDVRHLTTRFHTRNGIVHAVEDVSFTVEKGQTLGIVGESGSGKSVTCYSLLGLIPQPPGRIHSGEAIFDKTDLLKASEDQLRKIRGKRISMIFQDPMTSLNPFMKISAQLTEPLALHENLTGKPALHRAIQALEEVGIPNAEERIHSYPHEFSGGMRQRVMIAMALITRPELLICDEPTTALDVTVQKQVLDLIRDRQRKLGTAVVFITHDLAVVSEMCDHINVMYAGRIVETAPKDELFRNPLHAYTRSLLKSIPAAQPKGEPLYTIPGLPPDMSNPPAGCSFQPRNRIGNPDLCLKTVPPLSEITAGHYAQDCPGCLAK, encoded by the coding sequence ATGCCGCTCCTCGACGTACGCCACCTCACCACCCGGTTCCACACGCGCAACGGCATCGTCCATGCGGTGGAGGATGTTTCCTTCACCGTGGAGAAGGGACAGACGCTCGGCATCGTGGGTGAGTCCGGGTCGGGGAAAAGCGTCACCTGCTACTCGCTGCTGGGCCTCATCCCGCAGCCTCCGGGGCGCATCCACTCCGGCGAGGCGATCTTTGACAAGACGGACCTGCTGAAGGCGTCCGAGGACCAGCTCCGCAAGATCCGCGGCAAGCGCATCTCGATGATCTTCCAGGACCCGATGACCTCGCTGAATCCCTTCATGAAGATCAGCGCGCAGCTCACGGAGCCGCTGGCGCTGCATGAGAATCTCACGGGAAAGCCCGCGCTGCACCGGGCGATCCAGGCGCTGGAGGAAGTTGGCATCCCGAATGCGGAGGAACGCATCCATTCCTACCCGCACGAATTTTCCGGCGGCATGCGCCAGCGCGTGATGATCGCCATGGCCCTCATCACCCGGCCGGAACTCCTCATCTGCGATGAGCCGACGACCGCGCTGGACGTCACCGTGCAGAAGCAGGTGCTGGACCTCATCCGCGACCGCCAGCGGAAGCTGGGCACCGCCGTGGTCTTCATCACGCACGACCTCGCCGTGGTGTCCGAAATGTGCGACCACATCAATGTGATGTATGCCGGACGCATCGTTGAAACCGCGCCGAAGGACGAGCTTTTCCGCAACCCGCTGCATGCCTACACGCGCTCCCTGCTGAAATCCATCCCCGCCGCGCAGCCGAAGGGCGAGCCGCTCTACACCATCCCCGGCCTGCCTCCGGACATGAGCAACCCGCCCGCCGGTTGTTCCTTCCAGCCGCGCAACCGCATCGGGAATCCCGACCTGTGCCTGAAGACCGTCCCGCCGCTCAGCGAGATCACCGCCGGACACTACGCCCAGGACTGCCCCGGGTGTCTGGCGAAGTGA
- a CDS encoding nucleoid-associated protein, whose translation MSAKIRFTSASATGLVLAKVGHPQRDEPLETSKDVFSIGEEDREGLTAIFLKPFKNLLAHRFSHHTSLEQHEMNVCARTIFADGATLHEKGCEIAKRLYAKSNHPNIKSGDLCISLIEEIDVDGELKKGICILKSESVVPFLSISTKDGDLHLHTEQGINPEKIDKGCLIIDHLPNKGYYVLTFDRSGTDSRFWVRDFLGVLPVTDPSFLTKNYTNMAVAFLEKEKKEKKASSSAAPAAEQEDDLPPWETSGAEKDALTYFEEKESFSLHEFEDEVLKTPDAKKRFAEHRAQVEEEQGQRFDDSFSISKKDVSKVKKKLQQSVMKLDTGVEIRLKPSAVAKADRVLEHGFDEGKKMKFIKVFFNEDLGE comes from the coding sequence ATGTCCGCAAAGATCCGCTTCACCTCCGCCTCCGCCACCGGTCTCGTCCTTGCCAAAGTCGGCCATCCCCAGCGCGACGAGCCGCTGGAGACCTCGAAGGACGTCTTCAGCATCGGCGAAGAGGACCGGGAGGGATTGACCGCCATTTTCCTGAAGCCGTTCAAGAATCTCCTCGCCCACCGTTTCAGCCACCACACGTCGCTGGAACAGCACGAGATGAACGTCTGCGCCCGCACCATCTTCGCGGATGGGGCCACCTTGCATGAAAAGGGCTGCGAGATCGCCAAGCGGCTCTACGCCAAGTCGAACCACCCCAACATCAAATCCGGTGATCTGTGCATCTCGCTGATCGAGGAGATCGACGTCGATGGCGAGCTGAAGAAAGGCATCTGCATCCTGAAATCGGAGAGCGTGGTGCCGTTCCTGAGCATCTCGACGAAGGACGGGGACCTGCACCTGCACACGGAGCAGGGGATCAACCCGGAGAAGATCGACAAGGGCTGCCTCATCATCGACCACCTGCCGAACAAGGGCTACTACGTCCTCACCTTCGACCGGTCCGGCACGGACTCGCGCTTCTGGGTGCGGGACTTCCTCGGCGTGCTGCCGGTGACCGACCCGTCGTTCCTGACGAAGAACTACACCAACATGGCCGTCGCCTTCCTGGAGAAGGAGAAGAAGGAAAAGAAAGCTTCTTCCTCCGCTGCCCCGGCCGCGGAGCAGGAGGACGATCTGCCGCCATGGGAAACCTCCGGCGCGGAGAAGGACGCCCTCACCTACTTCGAGGAGAAGGAGTCGTTCAGCCTCCACGAATTCGAGGACGAGGTGCTCAAAACCCCGGATGCGAAAAAGCGCTTCGCCGAGCACCGCGCGCAGGTGGAGGAGGAACAGGGACAGCGCTTTGATGATTCCTTCTCCATTTCCAAGAAGGACGTCAGCAAGGTGAAGAAGAAGCTCCAGCAGTCCGTCATGAAACTGGACACCGGTGTGGAGATCCGCCTGAAGCCATCCGCCGTGGCAAAGGCGGACCGCGTGCTGGAACACGGCTTCGACGAAGGGAAGAAAATGAAATTCATCAAGGTCTTCTTCAACGAGGACCTGGGCGAGTGA
- a CDS encoding ABC transporter ATP-binding protein, whose protein sequence is MTSPPPTTPPNEGRRAAALLWKFMHGFRGRYAKAIAALFVFTVINYMTPLVGGATIDFALSGKTPDGGLGSRVIHLLGGPEFVSGRLWLPALVMVALTVCAGAFSYLKGRFAAEASDGIARRLKDRLYDHLQRLPVSYHDRAETGDLIQRCTSDVETLRMALSMQVVDISNALLLLLTAVPVMVMLDGRMTLISFALVGPIVLFGYFYVGRVKHLFREMAEAEGVVTKTVQENLTGLRVVRAFARQEFEVAKFAVPNADYRDRSLRLLKLMAWYWSISDLVVLIQQGLALFAGAWFISQGTLSVGTLFTFIMFLNMLLWPVRQMGRTLTDLGKSVVALNRMGEILSVPEESKPAGDGKPAGPVSGRIQATDIVFAHGGESAAVNGISFTVEPGETLAIVGPSGSGKSTLFHLLLRLYDPESGTITFDGRDVSGLERQWLRSQFGVVMQEPFLYSKTIGENIRFGRSSAGDDDIRQAARLADIHDTISGFSDSYSTLVGERGVTLSGGQRQRVALARALVRDAPVLLLDDALSAVDAETEATILDALRGRHGRKTTLVIAHRLSTLMHADRVIVLTDGRIIQQGTHAELLAEDGLYRRLWEIQTSTEEETAPDGATHSTP, encoded by the coding sequence ATGACCTCACCTCCACCAACGACCCCTCCCAACGAAGGCAGGCGCGCCGCCGCCCTGTTGTGGAAGTTCATGCACGGCTTCCGCGGACGCTATGCGAAGGCGATCGCGGCGTTGTTTGTCTTCACGGTCATCAACTACATGACGCCGCTGGTGGGTGGCGCGACCATCGACTTCGCCCTTTCCGGAAAGACTCCTGACGGGGGCCTGGGCAGCCGGGTCATCCATCTGCTCGGCGGGCCGGAGTTCGTGTCCGGGCGGTTGTGGCTGCCCGCGCTGGTCATGGTGGCGCTGACGGTCTGCGCGGGTGCGTTCAGCTACCTGAAGGGCCGCTTCGCCGCGGAGGCGTCCGATGGCATCGCCCGCCGATTGAAGGACCGGCTCTACGACCACCTGCAGCGGCTGCCGGTATCCTACCATGACCGCGCGGAGACGGGCGACCTCATCCAGCGCTGCACGTCCGATGTGGAGACGCTGCGGATGGCCCTGTCCATGCAGGTGGTGGACATCAGCAACGCGCTGCTGCTGCTGCTGACCGCCGTGCCGGTGATGGTGATGCTGGACGGGCGGATGACGCTCATTTCCTTCGCCCTGGTAGGGCCCATCGTCCTGTTCGGCTACTTCTACGTCGGCCGGGTGAAGCACCTGTTCCGGGAGATGGCGGAGGCGGAGGGCGTGGTGACGAAGACGGTGCAGGAGAACCTGACCGGGCTGCGGGTGGTGCGTGCCTTCGCCCGGCAGGAGTTCGAGGTCGCGAAGTTCGCCGTGCCGAACGCGGACTACCGCGACCGCAGCCTGCGCCTGCTGAAGCTGATGGCGTGGTACTGGTCCATCTCCGATCTGGTCGTGCTCATCCAGCAGGGCCTGGCGCTGTTCGCGGGCGCGTGGTTCATTTCACAGGGCACTCTTTCCGTGGGCACGCTGTTCACCTTCATCATGTTCCTCAACATGCTGCTGTGGCCGGTGCGGCAGATGGGCCGGACGCTGACGGACCTCGGCAAGTCGGTGGTGGCGCTGAACCGGATGGGGGAAATCCTTTCCGTGCCGGAGGAGTCGAAGCCCGCAGGCGATGGAAAGCCCGCGGGACCGGTGTCGGGCCGCATCCAGGCGACGGATATCGTCTTCGCCCACGGCGGGGAGTCCGCCGCGGTGAATGGCATTTCCTTCACGGTGGAACCAGGGGAGACGCTGGCTATCGTGGGGCCGTCCGGCTCCGGGAAGTCCACGCTCTTCCACCTGCTGCTGCGGCTGTATGATCCGGAGTCCGGAACCATCACCTTCGACGGGCGGGATGTCAGCGGGCTGGAACGCCAGTGGCTGCGCTCCCAGTTCGGCGTGGTGATGCAGGAACCGTTCCTCTACTCGAAGACCATCGGCGAGAACATCCGCTTCGGCAGGAGCAGCGCGGGTGACGATGACATCCGGCAGGCGGCCAGACTTGCGGACATCCATGACACCATCTCCGGATTTTCCGACAGCTACTCGACGCTGGTCGGTGAGCGGGGCGTGACCCTCTCCGGCGGCCAGCGGCAGCGGGTGGCGCTGGCGCGCGCCCTCGTGCGGGATGCTCCGGTGCTGTTGCTGGACGACGCACTGAGCGCCGTGGACGCGGAGACGGAGGCCACCATTCTCGACGCGCTGCGCGGCCGCCACGGGCGGAAGACCACGCTGGTCATCGCCCACCGGCTTTCCACCCTCATGCACGCGGACCGCGTCATCGTCCTTACGGACGGACGCATCATCCAGCAGGGGACCCACGCGGAACTGCTGGCGGAAGACGGCCTCTACCGCAGGCTGTGGGAGATCCAGACCTCCACCGAAGAAGAAACGGCGCCGGACGGCGCGACCCATTCCACACCATGA
- a CDS encoding NYN domain-containing protein, translating to MPAIPNPVSSDSIALLIDADNSPAAKVDFIFSELAEHGVVNIRRAYGNWKKPALAGWERVLHQNSIQPMQNFDLVKGKNATDMALVIDAMDILYTKAVTTFCLVSSDSDFTPLIQRLRADGKLVFGFGGRNTPDPFIASCSKFFYLEDETKEATTRDKPKSDATKQLKGNTKLMNTLRSAVKTAEEDDGWASLSRVSNYIRNLGPFDHRTYGFKKLVDLFAAIDLFEVRQDKNGEQSAPSVRLKNGSKKAPAAK from the coding sequence ATGCCAGCCATCCCGAATCCCGTATCTTCCGACAGCATCGCCCTCCTCATCGACGCGGACAACTCGCCCGCCGCGAAGGTGGACTTCATCTTTTCTGAACTGGCGGAGCATGGCGTGGTGAACATCCGCCGCGCCTATGGCAACTGGAAGAAACCCGCCCTCGCCGGGTGGGAGCGCGTGCTGCACCAGAACTCCATCCAACCGATGCAGAACTTCGACCTGGTGAAGGGGAAGAACGCGACCGACATGGCGCTGGTCATCGACGCGATGGACATCCTCTACACCAAGGCGGTGACCACTTTCTGCCTGGTGTCCTCGGACAGCGACTTCACACCGCTGATCCAGCGGCTGCGCGCGGATGGAAAGCTGGTTTTCGGCTTCGGCGGGCGCAACACGCCGGACCCGTTCATCGCCAGTTGTTCGAAGTTTTTCTATCTTGAGGACGAGACGAAGGAGGCGACCACCCGGGACAAACCGAAGTCGGACGCGACAAAGCAGCTCAAGGGCAACACCAAACTGATGAACACCCTCCGCAGCGCGGTGAAGACCGCAGAGGAGGACGATGGTTGGGCATCTTTGAGCAGGGTTTCCAACTACATCCGGAATCTAGGCCCGTTCGACCATCGCACCTATGGTTTCAAGAAACTCGTCGATCTGTTCGCCGCCATCGATCTTTTCGAAGTGAGGCAGGATAAGAACGGCGAACAGTCCGCGCCTTCCGTGCGGCTGAAAAATGGCTCGAAGAAAGCACCTGCGGCGAAATGA
- a CDS encoding galactitol-1-phosphate 5-dehydrogenase → MKALLLTAPSTFEFTEFPTPTPGNGEVLIDIQACGVCGSDIHGMDGRSGRRIPPIVMGHESAGIVSELGEGVTDWKVGDRITWDSTEFCGDCPECGAGNFNLCANRKVLGVSCGDYRRHGCFAEKVVLPTRILHRIPDSLSFEKAAFAEPVAIALHAVNLAPAITDEPAVVVGAGLIGLLVIQSLKARGWAEVIAVDLDDSRLELAKKLGASHAFNAKQENLAATIKELCGGDGAATSFEVVGAAAPIDLAIRSLRKGGTAVLVGNLQPSVPFPLQDVVTRQISVKGSCACAGEYPEAIQRIEDGSISVEPLLSASVPLSEGGDWFARLAKNTEGLLKVVLKP, encoded by the coding sequence ATGAAAGCTCTCCTTCTGACCGCACCATCGACTTTCGAGTTCACCGAGTTCCCGACGCCCACTCCCGGCAACGGCGAGGTGCTCATCGACATCCAGGCCTGCGGGGTCTGCGGCAGCGACATCCACGGTATGGACGGCCGCAGCGGCCGCCGCATCCCGCCGATCGTGATGGGCCATGAGTCCGCCGGCATTGTGTCGGAACTGGGCGAGGGCGTGACCGACTGGAAAGTGGGCGACCGCATCACCTGGGACTCCACGGAGTTCTGCGGCGATTGTCCCGAGTGCGGAGCGGGGAATTTCAACCTGTGCGCGAACCGGAAGGTGCTGGGCGTTTCCTGCGGCGACTACCGCCGCCACGGCTGCTTCGCGGAGAAAGTCGTGCTGCCGACCCGCATCCTCCACCGCATCCCGGACAGCCTCAGCTTTGAGAAAGCCGCCTTCGCCGAGCCGGTCGCCATCGCCCTGCACGCGGTGAACCTGGCGCCGGCCATCACGGATGAGCCTGCCGTCGTCGTCGGCGCGGGCCTCATCGGCCTGCTGGTCATCCAGTCGCTGAAGGCACGCGGCTGGGCGGAGGTCATCGCCGTGGATCTGGACGACTCCCGCCTGGAACTTGCGAAAAAACTCGGCGCCAGCCATGCTTTCAACGCGAAGCAGGAAAACCTCGCCGCCACCATCAAGGAACTCTGCGGCGGAGACGGCGCGGCCACTTCCTTCGAGGTCGTGGGTGCGGCCGCTCCCATCGACCTGGCCATCCGCTCCCTGCGCAAGGGCGGCACCGCGGTCCTCGTCGGAAACCTCCAGCCGAGCGTGCCATTCCCGCTCCAGGATGTGGTGACCCGCCAGATCTCCGTCAAAGGTTCCTGCGCCTGCGCCGGTGAGTATCCGGAGGCGATCCAGCGCATCGAGGACGGCTCCATTTCCGTCGAGCCGCTGCTCAGCGCGTCCGTCCCGCTTTCCGAAGGCGGCGACTGGTTCGCCCGTCTGGCGAAGAACACCGAAGGCCTGCTCAAGGTCGTGCTGAAGCCCTGA